A window from Danio aesculapii chromosome 6, fDanAes4.1, whole genome shotgun sequence encodes these proteins:
- the gpr17 gene encoding uracil nucleotide/cysteinyl leukotriene receptor codes for MESSLTELATLLPNQSTESCPSVENTVENTLFGIYYIIVFLLALGGNSLALWIFARQRNNSSPANVFLLHLAIADLFYVFILPLRATYHLTGGHWPFGEIPCRLAGFFFYVNMYASLYFLACVAGDRYLAVVHAVRSLKVRRPRYAHIASFALWILVIVSMAPLLVTKQTVEVNGSTVCLQLYREKASWRALVSLVVAFTPPFIATLSCYLLIVNSLRKGSRLEPALKLRALRTIGLVMFIYVVCFLPYHLSRATFILGYGHPDLSCQIKRGLALANRLTSSLTCLNGALDPLVYLFAAEKFRGSVRRIFCRDKSGGSGATSGELKGTHESSLSAKSEF; via the coding sequence ATGGAGTCCTCCTTGACAGAACTTGCCACCTTGCTGCCCAACCAGTCCACGGAGAGCTGCCCGTCTGTGGAAAACACAGTAGAAAACACATTGTTTGGAATCTACTACATCATAGTTTTCCTCCTGGCACTTGGCGGCAACAGCCTTGCCCTGTGGATCTTTGCCCGCCAGAGAAACAACTCGTCACCAGCCAACGTCTTCCTGCTCCACCTTGCTATTGCCGACttgttttatgtctttattttacCCCTCAGGGCCACTTATCATTTAACTGGAGGTCATTGGCCATTTGGTGAAATCCCTTGTCGTCTGGCAGGCTTTTTCTTCTATGTCAACATGTATGCCAGTTTGTACTTCCTGGCCTGTGTTGCAGGTGACAGATACCTTGCTGTGGTGCATGCTGTGCGCTCCCTCAAGGTCAGACGCCCTCGTTAcgctcacattgccagttttgcACTTTGGATTTTGGTGATTGTGTCTATGGCACCCCTGCTGGTCACCAAGCAGactgtagaagtcaatggctCAACCGTATGTTTGCAACTGTACAGAGAAAAGGCCTCGTGGCGTGCTCTAGTCTCTCTTGTTGTAGCTTTTACACCTCCCTTCATTGCCACACTTTCCTGCTACCTGCTGATAGTTAACAGTCTGCGCAAGGGTTCAAGGCTGGAGCCAGCATTAAAACTCCGGGCTCTTCGTACCATAGGTCTGGTCATGTTTATCTATGTAGTGTGCTTTTTGCCTTATCACTTAAGTCGTGCAACTTTTATCCTGGGCTACGGACACCCAGACCTGTCCTGCCAAATCAAAAGAGGACTAGCTCTGGCTAACCGTCTTACCTCCTCGCTGACCTGCCTGAATGGGGCTCTGGATCCTCTGGTTTACCTGTTTGCAGCGGAGAAGTTCAGGGGAAGCGTTCGCAGGATTTTCTGCCGAGACAAGTCAGGAGGGTCTGGCGCTACTAGCGGGGAGCTAAAAGGGACACATGAGAGTTCTCTGAGTGCAAAGTCTGAGTTCTGA